A single region of the Halopiger xanaduensis SH-6 genome encodes:
- a CDS encoding HAD family hydrolase, translating to MERYDLVYRLYDEYDTATLREYQEFVDVFPAVDSRVALEHWQEATEELEARKNEIRADFAAGETFAEVASWADRDQAFTALDLEAKYGRAVNVLVLDVDETLRSAGGTDNEIPRETLHVLTEFHEAGVPIVICTGQTLENVKGFAIQGLGSEIVHSGNLSIVYEAGTGVFTPGHGADTKQLLYEDLDEEIRAVFDDVRSRVLPEAPDELRRGCHLQGNEFNVTMKPNYETGSADARAVIDEALVYLIDLLADAVGSALELNGNDNGDGETEISDETVVDWTRAFYADQDPEIRAVLESEGVYPDRDADEVPAQLADTLERIDVAYYEADAAEIGSLELNKVVGVERAFDVLGIDDPFALVMGDSKSDLRVMEWVEENDAGIAAAPEHASRDTLEHVLETDELVFDRGKSVDVLRTIYALNRIARLGESR from the coding sequence ATGGAACGGTACGATCTCGTCTACCGACTCTACGACGAGTACGATACGGCGACGTTGCGCGAGTACCAGGAGTTCGTCGACGTCTTCCCCGCGGTCGACTCGAGGGTCGCCCTCGAGCACTGGCAGGAGGCGACCGAGGAACTCGAGGCCCGCAAAAACGAGATCCGCGCGGACTTCGCAGCCGGCGAGACGTTCGCCGAGGTCGCCTCGTGGGCGGACCGCGATCAGGCCTTCACCGCCTTGGACCTCGAGGCCAAGTACGGCCGCGCGGTGAACGTGCTCGTGCTGGACGTCGACGAGACGCTGCGCTCGGCCGGCGGGACGGACAACGAGATCCCCCGCGAGACGCTGCACGTGCTGACGGAGTTCCACGAGGCCGGCGTCCCGATCGTCATCTGCACGGGCCAGACCTTGGAGAACGTCAAGGGATTCGCGATCCAGGGACTGGGCAGCGAAATCGTCCACTCGGGGAACCTCTCGATCGTCTACGAGGCCGGGACCGGCGTGTTCACGCCGGGCCACGGCGCGGACACGAAGCAACTGCTCTACGAGGATTTAGACGAGGAGATCCGGGCGGTCTTCGACGACGTGCGCTCGCGCGTGCTTCCCGAAGCGCCCGACGAACTCCGCCGGGGCTGTCACCTGCAGGGCAACGAGTTCAACGTCACGATGAAGCCCAACTACGAGACCGGCTCCGCGGACGCCCGCGCGGTCATCGACGAGGCGCTGGTCTACCTCATCGATCTGCTCGCGGACGCGGTCGGCTCGGCGCTCGAGTTGAACGGGAACGACAACGGCGACGGCGAGACCGAGATCAGCGACGAGACCGTCGTCGACTGGACCCGCGCGTTCTACGCCGACCAGGACCCCGAGATCAGGGCCGTCCTCGAGAGCGAGGGGGTCTACCCCGACCGGGACGCCGACGAGGTGCCGGCGCAACTGGCGGACACCTTAGAGCGGATCGACGTCGCCTACTACGAGGCCGACGCGGCCGAGATCGGCAGCCTCGAGCTGAACAAGGTTGTCGGCGTCGAGCGCGCGTTCGACGTGCTGGGGATCGACGATCCCTTCGCGCTGGTGATGGGCGACTCCAAGAGCGACCTGCGCGTCATGGAGTGGGTCGAGGAAAACGACGCCGGCATCGCGGCCGCCCCGGAACACGCCTCGCGGGACACGTTAGAACACGTCCTCGAGACGGACGAACTCGTCTTCGACCGCGGGAAGAGCGTCGACGTGCTCCGGACGATCTACGCGCTGAACCGGATTGCTCGGCTCGGTGAGAGTCGATAA
- the rnhA gene encoding ribonuclease HI has translation MPVIECDVDAARDRLEAAGVTVEPGNTDHERWRASRGSATAVAYDDKVVVQGGNPQDIEAILREEGGRAHVYFDGGSRGNPGPAGIGWVIVTGDGIVAEAGERIGRATNNQAEYEALIAALEAARDYGFDEVHVRGDSELIVKQVRGEYDTNNPELRERRVTVHELLGSFDEWTLEHVPREVNDRADGLANEALDQG, from the coding sequence ATGCCGGTCATCGAATGCGACGTCGACGCCGCTCGAGACCGACTCGAGGCGGCCGGGGTGACGGTCGAACCGGGCAACACGGATCACGAGCGCTGGCGGGCGAGCCGCGGATCGGCGACGGCGGTCGCCTACGACGATAAAGTCGTCGTCCAGGGCGGCAATCCGCAGGACATCGAGGCGATTCTTCGCGAGGAGGGCGGCCGGGCGCACGTCTACTTCGACGGCGGGAGCCGCGGCAACCCCGGTCCCGCGGGGATCGGCTGGGTGATCGTCACCGGCGACGGCATCGTCGCCGAGGCGGGCGAACGGATCGGCCGGGCCACGAACAATCAGGCCGAGTACGAGGCCCTGATCGCGGCGCTCGAGGCGGCCCGCGACTACGGGTTCGACGAGGTTCACGTTCGGGGCGACTCCGAACTCATCGTCAAGCAGGTTCGCGGCGAGTACGACACCAACAACCCCGAACTCCGCGAGAGGCGGGTCACCGTCCACGAACTGCTCGGCTCGTTCGACGAGTGGACGTTAGAGCACGTGCCCCGCGAGGTCAACGACCGCGCGGACGGGCTCGCGAACGAGGCGCTCGATCAGGGGTGA
- a CDS encoding DUF7553 family protein — protein MNKHFHDSRYYLTRAAEHARLGIAETLAPVTDRIRDRLGRSEPEPEPESELDRLETVREEVASQAREAIGTARERVTAYRGEASATDERKP, from the coding sequence ATGAACAAGCACTTCCACGACAGCCGGTACTACCTCACTCGCGCCGCCGAACACGCTCGTCTCGGCATCGCCGAAACTCTCGCCCCAGTCACCGACCGGATTCGTGATCGGCTCGGACGCTCGGAGCCCGAACCCGAACCCGAATCGGAATTGGACCGCCTCGAGACGGTTCGCGAAGAAGTCGCGAGCCAGGCTCGCGAGGCAATCGGGACCGCTCGAGAGCGGGTGACGGCATACCGCGGCGAGGCGTCGGCGACCGACGAAAGGAAGCCTTAA
- a CDS encoding helix-turn-helix domain-containing protein → MTTIAELSVSTDEFALAETFRQLPSMEVRVESVVAEGPGRTTPLVWFSNVDSDELDETLRADSTVVEHQQLLEDTDDGELFYRLEYSEDVSSICRAIYAHDGTVLGAQVADNQWTLRVLFPHREGLSDAVSDIEELGVRVDVKRMVEAGADDDLETTAALTEPQKEAIAEAYRQGYYDVPREISLEELANELDISHQALSERLRRANRVLASEQLDEAASEMATE, encoded by the coding sequence ATGACGACGATCGCCGAACTCTCGGTCTCGACCGACGAGTTCGCCCTCGCGGAGACGTTCCGGCAGCTCCCGTCGATGGAGGTCCGCGTCGAGAGCGTCGTCGCCGAGGGACCGGGCCGAACGACGCCGCTCGTCTGGTTTTCGAACGTCGATTCCGATGAACTCGACGAGACGCTGCGTGCGGACTCGACCGTCGTCGAGCACCAGCAACTCCTCGAGGATACCGACGACGGGGAGTTGTTCTACCGGCTCGAGTACAGCGAGGACGTCAGCTCGATCTGTCGCGCGATCTACGCCCACGACGGCACGGTACTGGGCGCGCAGGTCGCGGACAACCAGTGGACGCTTCGCGTGCTCTTCCCCCACCGAGAGGGGCTCTCGGACGCCGTCTCGGATATCGAGGAGCTGGGCGTCCGCGTCGACGTTAAGCGGATGGTCGAAGCCGGCGCCGACGACGACCTCGAGACGACCGCGGCGCTGACCGAGCCCCAGAAGGAGGCGATCGCCGAGGCCTACCGCCAGGGCTACTACGACGTCCCCCGCGAGATCTCGCTCGAGGAGCTGGCGAACGAACTCGACATCTCCCACCAGGCGCTCTCCGAGCGGCTGCGCCGGGCCAACCGCGTGCTCGCGAGCGAGCAGTTGGACGAGGCGGCGAGCGAGATGGCGACCGAGTAG
- a CDS encoding DUF7344 domain-containing protein, producing MSRSTHHDLLFEALADGHRRRLCAYLADRDGTVEFADACATLCERSQCSRRTLEIELHHVHLPLLADADIIDYTQGADRIEPAENLPVAETILETTAEATCT from the coding sequence ATGTCCCGATCAACGCACCACGATTTGCTGTTCGAAGCGCTCGCTGACGGCCACCGCCGACGACTGTGCGCGTATCTCGCCGACCGTGACGGGACGGTCGAATTTGCCGACGCCTGCGCGACGCTGTGCGAGCGGTCGCAGTGCTCGCGTCGCACGCTCGAGATCGAACTTCACCACGTTCATCTGCCGTTGCTCGCTGACGCAGATATCATCGACTACACACAGGGGGCAGACCGCATCGAACCTGCGGAGAACCTTCCGGTTGCAGAGACGATTCTCGAGACGACCGCAGAAGCGACCTGCACGTAG
- the gcvPA gene encoding aminomethyl-transferring glycine dehydrogenase subunit GcvPA, which produces MHGNETHAGSPYAPHTDEDRAAMLEAVGAETVAELFDIPEPVRFDDEFGIDARTERETRRLVRSILGRNDDLTELLGRGHYGYYVPSLVDHLADRSEFLTSYTQYQPEVSQGFLQALFEYQSLLVELTGLEIANCSMYDAATALGEAATLADRVRDVTGYRVLVPEADLLREERRRTLENYVAGTDLEIESYPTADGNVDLEALEQTVDEEVVMVYAENPTVRGTIEEGLAAIGELADANDALFTLGSDPVALALLERPVDVGADVVVGDASVLGLPTSYGMGLGLFATREDYLRQVPGRLVGASEDATDRRAFTLTLQTREQHIRRERATSNICTNQAWVALRTAIHAAALGPTGMVDLANRGVRRAADLAERLDDLTGVKAPVHDRHHLREFVARVDQPAGAIAEDLERRGFAVHVVGDHEIQACVAGVPDERLDAFAEAVAEVVR; this is translated from the coding sequence ATGCACGGAAACGAAACACACGCAGGGAGCCCGTACGCTCCCCACACGGACGAGGACCGGGCGGCGATGCTCGAGGCGGTCGGCGCCGAGACGGTCGCAGAACTGTTCGACATTCCGGAGCCCGTCCGGTTCGACGACGAGTTCGGCATCGACGCGCGAACGGAGCGAGAAACCAGGCGGCTCGTACGCTCCATCCTGGGTCGCAACGACGACCTGACGGAGCTGCTCGGCCGGGGCCACTACGGCTACTACGTGCCGTCGCTGGTCGACCACCTCGCGGATCGCTCGGAGTTTCTCACCTCCTACACGCAGTACCAACCCGAGGTGTCTCAGGGGTTCCTCCAGGCGCTGTTCGAGTACCAGTCGCTGCTGGTCGAGTTGACGGGCCTCGAGATCGCCAACTGTTCGATGTACGACGCGGCGACCGCGCTCGGCGAGGCGGCGACGCTGGCCGACCGCGTCCGCGACGTGACGGGCTACCGCGTACTGGTCCCCGAAGCGGACCTCCTGCGCGAGGAACGGCGGAGAACCCTCGAGAACTACGTCGCGGGGACCGACCTCGAGATCGAATCCTACCCGACTGCGGACGGCAACGTCGACCTCGAGGCGCTCGAGCAGACGGTCGACGAGGAGGTCGTCATGGTCTACGCCGAGAACCCGACGGTCCGCGGGACGATCGAGGAGGGACTCGCGGCGATCGGCGAGCTGGCGGACGCCAACGACGCCCTGTTTACGCTCGGCTCGGACCCGGTCGCGCTGGCGCTGCTCGAGCGCCCCGTTGACGTCGGCGCCGACGTCGTCGTCGGCGACGCGAGCGTGCTCGGCCTGCCGACCAGCTACGGGATGGGACTTGGCCTGTTCGCGACCCGCGAGGACTACCTCCGGCAGGTCCCCGGCCGCCTCGTCGGCGCGAGCGAGGACGCGACCGACCGCCGGGCGTTCACGCTCACGCTGCAGACCCGCGAGCAGCACATCCGCCGCGAGCGGGCCACGAGCAACATCTGTACGAATCAGGCCTGGGTCGCGCTGCGGACGGCGATCCACGCCGCCGCGCTCGGACCCACGGGCATGGTCGACCTCGCGAACCGCGGGGTGCGCCGCGCTGCTGACCTCGCGGAGCGGCTCGACGACCTCACCGGCGTCAAGGCGCCGGTCCACGACCGCCACCACCTCCGGGAGTTCGTCGCCCGCGTCGACCAGCCGGCCGGCGCGATCGCCGAGGACCTCGAGCGCCGCGGCTTCGCGGTCCACGTCGTCGGCGACCACGAGATTCAGGCCTGCGTCGCCGGCGTGCCCGACGAGCGGTTGGACGCGTTCGCCGAGGCGGTGGCGGAGGTGGTTCGATGA
- the gfcR gene encoding transcriptional regulator GfcR codes for MKNVDDLIESAAELAERGLSKGEIADELNVSRETASWLVERSGTTTKPTSRDSAEPTAGGPQDIHVDWSAVGRDSKRMEHISAAMADLLAKHGEDVDLTIGIEKAGGPIATLIARELGTDLGTYTPAKHQWEEGDIEDLGGTFSRNFAGIRDRECYVVDDTITSGTTMRETIEAIRAEGGEPLACVVLADKQGIEELDGVPVYSLLQVISVGQDE; via the coding sequence ATGAAAAACGTTGACGACCTCATCGAGAGCGCGGCGGAGCTCGCCGAACGCGGTCTCTCGAAGGGCGAGATCGCCGACGAACTGAACGTCTCGCGCGAGACGGCCAGCTGGCTCGTCGAGCGCAGCGGGACGACGACCAAGCCGACCAGCCGGGACTCCGCCGAACCGACCGCCGGCGGCCCGCAGGACATCCACGTCGACTGGTCGGCGGTCGGCCGGGACAGCAAGCGAATGGAACACATCTCCGCCGCGATGGCCGACCTGCTGGCCAAGCACGGCGAGGACGTCGACCTGACGATCGGGATCGAGAAGGCCGGCGGCCCCATCGCGACGCTGATCGCGCGCGAACTCGGGACCGACCTCGGGACCTACACCCCGGCGAAACACCAGTGGGAGGAAGGCGACATCGAGGACCTCGGCGGCACCTTCTCCCGGAACTTCGCCGGCATCCGCGACCGCGAGTGCTACGTCGTCGACGACACCATCACCAGCGGCACGACGATGCGGGAGACGATCGAGGCGATCCGCGCCGAAGGCGGCGAGCCGCTGGCCTGCGTCGTCCTCGCGGACAAGCAGGGGATCGAAGAACTCGACGGCGTCCCGGTCTACTCGCTGCTGCAGGTCATCAGCGTCGGGCAGGACGAGTAA
- a CDS encoding transcription initiation factor IIB, whose protein sequence is MTRSTRQRERTRETDETEDQEGVRACPECESDNLVKDSDRGELICEDCGLVVEEEKIDPGPEWRAFNHQERQEKSRVGAPTTQTMHDKGLTTTIDWKDKDAYGRSISSKKRSQMHRLRKWQERIRTKDAGERNLQFALSEIDRMASALGVPRSVREVASVIYRRALKEDLIRGRSIEGVATSALYAACRKEGIPRSLEEISEVSRVERKEIGRTYRYISQELGLEMRPVDPKKYVPRFCSELELSEEVQTKANEIIEKTAEEGLLSGKSPTGYAAAAIYAASLLCNEKKTQREVADVAQVTEVTIRNRYQEQIEAMGIHG, encoded by the coding sequence ATGACACGGTCCACCCGCCAGCGGGAGCGAACGCGTGAGACGGACGAGACCGAGGATCAGGAGGGGGTACGCGCCTGTCCCGAGTGTGAATCGGACAATCTCGTCAAGGACTCCGACCGGGGTGAGCTCATCTGTGAAGACTGTGGGCTCGTCGTGGAGGAAGAAAAGATCGATCCGGGCCCTGAGTGGCGGGCGTTCAACCACCAGGAGCGACAGGAGAAGTCCCGCGTCGGCGCCCCGACCACCCAGACGATGCACGACAAGGGGCTGACGACGACGATCGACTGGAAGGACAAGGACGCCTACGGACGCTCGATTTCCTCGAAGAAGCGCAGCCAGATGCACCGGCTGCGCAAGTGGCAGGAGCGCATCCGAACGAAAGACGCCGGCGAGCGCAACCTGCAGTTCGCGTTAAGCGAGATCGACCGCATGGCCTCGGCGCTCGGCGTTCCGCGTTCGGTCCGCGAGGTCGCGTCGGTCATCTATCGCCGCGCCCTCAAGGAAGACCTCATCCGCGGCCGCTCGATCGAGGGCGTCGCGACCTCGGCGCTCTACGCCGCCTGTCGGAAGGAGGGCATCCCGCGCAGCTTAGAGGAGATTTCCGAAGTCTCGCGCGTCGAACGCAAAGAGATCGGTCGTACGTATCGATACATCTCGCAGGAACTCGGCCTCGAGATGCGACCCGTCGACCCGAAGAAGTACGTCCCCCGTTTCTGTTCCGAACTCGAACTGTCCGAGGAGGTCCAGACCAAGGCCAACGAGATCATCGAGAAGACGGCCGAGGAGGGTCTGCTCTCGGGCAAGTCGCCGACCGGATACGCCGCCGCCGCGATCTACGCCGCGTCGCTGCTCTGTAACGAGAAGAAGACCCAGCGCGAAGTCGCCGACGTCGCGCAGGTGACCGAAGTGACGATCCGGAACCGGTACCAGGAACAGATCGAAGCGATGGGCATTCACGGCTAA
- a CDS encoding DUF7838 family putative zinc beta-ribbon protein has translation MAMELDHECPNCGEEKTFYRAASTTLHLGTKIKWHCPDCDYGFVKIDDAVDSSAAEA, from the coding sequence ATGGCGATGGAACTCGACCACGAGTGCCCCAACTGCGGGGAGGAGAAGACGTTCTACCGCGCCGCGAGCACGACCCTGCACCTCGGGACGAAGATCAAGTGGCACTGCCCGGACTGCGACTACGGGTTCGTCAAGATCGACGACGCCGTCGACTCGAGCGCCGCCGAAGCGTAA
- the gcvPB gene encoding aminomethyl-transferring glycine dehydrogenase subunit GcvPB: MTDDSGRDSTGDDAQARYDQARYVEDGQYEPLLSEKDLTRVEIADGSDADGDGDGNGGDATTADSPLPDDLTRDSLELPELSEPELARHYTRLSQMIYGIDSGPYPLGSCTMKYNPKFTEDVAALPSAAVHPDRSARSVQGTLELMYRLQDYLGRIGGMDAVTLQPPAGAAGEFVGIRVAAAYHEHNGEGHRNEVIIPESAHGTNFASAALGGYDVVSLPSDEDGRVDLEALESALSENTAALMLTNPNTLGLFERDIAEIAEMVHDVGGLLYYDGANLNALLGRARPGDMGFDVMHYNVHKTFATPHGGGGPGAGPVGVVDELAPFLPAPRVREAEDGGPKSKSGEPTYELFEPEHTIGKVHGFHGNWLVLVKAFAYIARLGDEGLADASAKAVLNANYLASQIEYDVPYGPFHHEFVASAGEQDAADVAKRMLDYGVHPPTTKWPEIVPEALMTEPTEVESKDTLDRLAAAFNAVAGEDSETLEAAPERTTARRIDQTSAARNPRLSWQALETDES, translated from the coding sequence ATGACGGACGATAGCGGACGCGACTCGACGGGAGACGACGCACAGGCTCGCTACGATCAGGCCCGCTACGTCGAGGACGGCCAGTACGAGCCGCTGCTGTCGGAGAAGGACCTGACTCGAGTCGAGATCGCGGATGGCAGCGACGCTGACGGTGACGGCGACGGTAACGGCGGCGACGCGACGACCGCCGACTCGCCGCTCCCCGACGACCTCACCCGCGACTCGCTCGAGTTGCCCGAGCTGTCGGAACCCGAACTGGCCCGCCACTACACGCGGCTCTCCCAGATGATCTACGGGATCGACAGCGGCCCCTACCCGCTGGGCTCGTGTACGATGAAGTACAACCCCAAGTTCACCGAAGACGTGGCGGCGCTTCCCTCGGCGGCCGTCCACCCCGACCGCTCGGCGCGGTCCGTTCAGGGCACCCTCGAGCTCATGTACCGGCTGCAGGACTACCTCGGCCGGATCGGCGGGATGGACGCCGTGACGCTACAACCGCCGGCGGGCGCGGCCGGCGAGTTCGTCGGCATCCGCGTCGCCGCGGCCTACCACGAACACAACGGCGAGGGCCACCGCAACGAGGTCATCATCCCCGAGAGCGCCCACGGGACGAACTTCGCCAGCGCCGCGCTGGGGGGCTACGACGTCGTCTCCCTGCCCAGCGACGAGGACGGCCGGGTCGACCTCGAGGCGCTCGAGTCGGCCCTCTCGGAGAACACGGCGGCGCTGATGCTGACGAACCCGAACACGCTGGGGCTGTTCGAGCGCGACATCGCGGAGATCGCCGAGATGGTCCACGACGTAGGCGGGCTGCTCTACTACGACGGCGCGAACCTGAACGCCCTGCTCGGACGGGCCCGGCCCGGCGATATGGGCTTCGACGTGATGCACTACAACGTCCACAAGACGTTCGCGACGCCCCACGGGGGCGGCGGTCCCGGCGCGGGGCCGGTCGGCGTCGTCGACGAACTGGCGCCGTTCCTGCCCGCGCCGCGGGTTCGCGAGGCCGAAGACGGCGGCCCGAAATCGAAGTCCGGAGAACCCACCTACGAACTGTTCGAGCCCGAGCACACCATCGGCAAGGTCCACGGCTTCCACGGCAACTGGCTCGTGCTCGTGAAGGCGTTCGCCTACATCGCGCGGCTTGGCGACGAAGGGCTGGCGGACGCCAGCGCCAAGGCCGTACTCAACGCGAACTACCTCGCGAGCCAAATCGAGTACGACGTGCCGTACGGGCCGTTCCACCACGAGTTCGTCGCCAGCGCGGGCGAGCAGGACGCGGCCGACGTCGCCAAGCGGATGCTCGACTACGGCGTCCACCCGCCGACGACCAAGTGGCCCGAAATCGTCCCCGAGGCGCTGATGACCGAACCCACCGAGGTCGAGAGCAAGGACACGCTGGACCGGCTGGCGGCGGCGTTCAACGCCGTCGCGGGCGAGGACTCGGAGACGCTCGAGGCCGCGCCCGAGCGGACGACCGCTCGGCGGATCGATCAGACCAGCGCGGCGCGGAACCCGCGGCTGTCCTGGCAGGCGCTCGAGACCGACGAGTCGTAG
- a CDS encoding DUF5822 domain-containing protein, whose protein sequence is MPEPVETTNPEGVDYGWVMQVTFVTTILVGAPIVAALSLQADLPTWSARAEFAIRVGAVVWTLTALAVFAYAKRHQE, encoded by the coding sequence GTGCCCGAACCCGTCGAAACGACCAATCCGGAGGGCGTCGATTACGGGTGGGTGATGCAGGTTACGTTCGTCACCACGATCCTCGTCGGCGCGCCGATCGTCGCCGCCCTCTCCCTCCAGGCCGACCTGCCGACCTGGAGCGCCCGCGCCGAGTTCGCGATCCGCGTCGGCGCCGTCGTCTGGACGCTCACCGCGCTCGCGGTGTTCGCGTACGCGAAGCGCCACCAGGAGTAG
- a CDS encoding cob(I)yrinic acid a,c-diamide adenosyltransferase, which yields MSIYTGRGDDGKTDLRDMTRVSKSSPRIEAYGTVDELNALVGTIRPTGHDDIDDRLQTVQNHLHVVQADFANPDPDEDDPAIRADHVETVEDWIDEYDEELEPLTSFVLPTGSDSGARLHHARTVCRRAERRAVDLATAEEINEQAVQYLNRLSDGLFTFARVVNKRDGEPEEAPEY from the coding sequence ATGTCGATCTACACCGGTCGCGGCGACGACGGAAAGACGGACCTGCGCGACATGACGCGCGTCTCGAAGTCGAGCCCGCGGATCGAGGCCTACGGCACCGTCGACGAGCTAAACGCGCTCGTCGGGACGATTCGGCCCACGGGCCACGACGATATCGACGACCGGCTCCAGACCGTCCAGAACCACCTCCACGTCGTCCAGGCCGACTTCGCCAACCCCGACCCGGACGAGGACGACCCCGCGATCCGGGCCGACCACGTCGAAACCGTCGAAGACTGGATCGACGAGTACGACGAGGAACTCGAGCCGCTGACCTCCTTCGTGCTGCCGACCGGCAGCGATTCCGGAGCGCGGCTCCACCACGCCCGGACGGTCTGTCGGCGCGCCGAGCGTCGAGCCGTCGACCTCGCCACGGCGGAGGAGATCAACGAGCAGGCCGTCCAGTACCTCAACCGGCTCTCGGACGGCCTGTTCACGTTCGCCCGCGTCGTCAACAAGCGCGACGGCGAACCGGAAGAGGCGCCCGAATACTGA
- a CDS encoding helix-turn-helix domain-containing protein yields MLVAEFVVEAAVLQRTLSAFPDIRLTHEAQYLTADGTVRLFFRMAGVDPATFESTLESDPTVTNARRIDRTDSTALYRVDFTVEGRAKSTFPRWAIDDVVLLEATGTPDGWRIRMRVPDRETLLEYREAYSTRGCSFALQSLSLDQSGGDGLELYLSPSQRDALVSAYELGYFEIPRRISQEELGVELGISAQSVSERLRRAVSSLVESLLGR; encoded by the coding sequence GTGTTGGTCGCCGAGTTTGTCGTCGAGGCGGCGGTCCTCCAGCGGACGTTAAGCGCGTTTCCCGATATCAGACTCACGCACGAGGCACAGTATCTAACTGCTGATGGGACGGTACGGTTGTTCTTCCGGATGGCTGGTGTCGACCCTGCTACGTTCGAATCGACGCTCGAGTCCGATCCGACGGTGACTAACGCTCGTCGCATCGACCGTACCGACTCCACAGCCCTCTACCGCGTCGATTTCACCGTCGAGGGGCGGGCCAAATCGACGTTTCCTCGCTGGGCGATCGACGACGTCGTCCTCCTCGAGGCGACCGGCACTCCCGACGGCTGGCGAATCCGTATGCGCGTTCCCGATCGGGAAACCCTCCTCGAGTACCGGGAGGCGTACAGCACGCGGGGCTGTTCGTTCGCGCTGCAGTCGCTCTCCCTCGATCAATCCGGCGGCGACGGCCTCGAGTTGTACCTGTCGCCGTCGCAGCGCGACGCCCTCGTATCGGCTTACGAACTGGGTTACTTCGAGATTCCGCGCCGGATTTCACAGGAAGAACTCGGCGTCGAACTCGGCATTAGCGCGCAGTCGGTCTCGGAGCGACTGCGGCGCGCCGTCTCGTCCCTGGTCGAGTCGCTGCTCGGCAGGTAG
- a CDS encoding HAD family hydrolase, whose protein sequence is MTEYEAVVYDLDGTLVDLEVDWADAARAVREVYETAGVEPPSTELWDMLEAADDAGLLADVESTLADREREGARAAPRLTRADELLERTVPVGVCSLNCEAACRIALEKHGLADAVDIVVGRDTVATQKPDPEPLLEAVRELGVDPENAVFVGDSRRDELTAERAGVAFEYVGSGPSGV, encoded by the coding sequence GTGACCGAGTACGAGGCCGTCGTCTACGATCTGGACGGGACGCTCGTCGACCTCGAGGTCGATTGGGCCGACGCCGCGCGGGCGGTCCGCGAGGTGTACGAAACCGCCGGCGTCGAACCGCCGAGCACGGAGCTCTGGGATATGCTCGAGGCGGCAGACGACGCCGGCCTGCTGGCGGACGTCGAGTCGACGCTCGCCGACCGCGAGCGCGAGGGCGCCCGCGCCGCCCCGCGGCTGACCCGCGCCGACGAACTCCTCGAGCGGACGGTGCCGGTCGGCGTCTGCTCGCTCAACTGCGAGGCAGCGTGTCGGATCGCGCTCGAGAAACACGGCCTGGCCGACGCGGTCGACATCGTCGTCGGCCGGGACACCGTCGCGACGCAGAAGCCGGATCCGGAGCCGCTGCTCGAGGCGGTTCGGGAACTGGGCGTCGACCCCGAAAACGCGGTGTTCGTCGGCGACTCGCGGCGGGACGAACTGACGGCCGAACGCGCGGGGGTGGCCTTCGAGTACGTCGGGTCGGGCCCGTCGGGCGTCTGA